Sequence from the Cucurbita pepo subsp. pepo cultivar mu-cu-16 chromosome LG02, ASM280686v2, whole genome shotgun sequence genome:
TTCGTCATTTCGGGGTTTGCTTTCAGTATTTTATCGCTTCTTGTTGAGTCTCAGGCTCGAGATGGAGCCATTTCCTCTTCCTCGCCGCCTCCGCCTCCTCCATCTCCACCACCTCCATctccgccaccgccaccaccaccaccaccaccgctaTCACCACCGCAATCACCACCGCCCCCCTCCCCAAACTTCGTCCCGCCTCCACCCCCAAACTTCGTCCCGCCTCCACCGCCTGCATCTTCATCTCCACCTCCGCCAATATTTCCCCCACCGCCTTCTCTGCCGAGTCTCCAGCATCGTTCTACTCCGCCGCCGTCCCCTCCTATTCCTGCATCCTCCGACGCGAATAAAAAACCACCCGAAGTGAGTCGGAATAACAACTCCCACAATATTGAAGGGTCGAAGAGAAGTCTCAATATGGGGAAGAAAGTAGGGCTATTCTTTGTTGGTATTGCGGCAGTACTTCAAATCTGCGTGGTGGGATTTTTGGTATTCAAGAGACGGCAGCTCCTAAGATTCAAGGACCGGTACGATGGTTTTTCTTGAATCAATTGGCATCCGTTTCCTTCGTCTTACATCAGAGGCAAGGACTTTAGGAGTATGGTTGAGGATATCACGGCCATCGAGCTAACTGAATTGAATCactgctaaaaaaaaaaaaaaaaaaaaaaaaaaaaaaaaaaaaaaaNNAAAAAGGCAACAATTAGGTAAATTTTCTTGACTTTGGGGTTGGGAAGATGCACAAAACATGTTCTTGAGATGCtgcataaaagaaaatgaaacagaGGAGGCAGCAGGCGGATAATGAGGGGCAAGCATCTTCTCTTAGGGTCTCCTCAGGTGTTGTGTAAAAATGGGTACATGATATGATGATTGGttgagttttttcttcttgtgaTTTTTGAATTCTTGTTCATTCTTTTGTCCAATGCTGATTATACAGTTTGTTAATTCAGAAGAAACCGCTTGATATACATACCTGTTGTTGAATTCTTTTTCTGCTAACCACTGTTCCTTATGGCTGTAAAAGATTGTGTTTGTTTAATATCACAAACTAATTATACACTCACCCTCTACTTTCTCCTTGCTTGAGCGTGTAATGTTGATTGTAGTGTAACAGTTTTGTTTATCACTGATACTGCTGATTTTGGTGAAAAGGGTGTTTACGAATCTATTACGAGATGCAATTCCCAACTATCTAGTTATTGATTATCTATAAGCTCTACGGGTTTAGAATCAGCGAACTGCCTTAGATCTGAACAGTAGTTGGGTTCATTCTAGACCTATGTTAACGCATCAGGGAGACCATTGAATCTTTTTCTACATATGCTTCCATGCAAAAACTCTGTAGGATAGGACAGAATTATTTTCTCTGAAGTCTTTGATTACATTACTCTAAGAAAGTAAAAAGATTGATTTCGTTGCACCTTATTCTAGTATGGTTCTAGTCTTGAGCTTGAGTCAGGCAGACCCTCTTTTTTTCGGTTTCGATATTCAAGGAGTGTTGGAGCTAGCTTGTGTGCATCTTCCTGTTTTGATATTCAAGAGATTGGGTTAAGAGTTGAAGAGGAGGTGGTTAGGTTTAATGTTTCCTTGTGGGTGTGGCTTGCCAGGCCTTTTTGTAGTTATGTTTTGGTCTTGGTCTTGTTCTTTATCATTGGGAGTCATTTCGTGTAGTTCTTTTTTTGTCCCCTTGGAGCACTTACTGTGTTAAGATAGAGGCGTTTGAAAATGGTtagttatttttgttttaacatCAAGGTCAAATTGAAGACTGCTAAGGTCTGAATGCCTTATCTCTTGACATTATTTTAGCCAACTCCCTCTTCTATGATTATTCTGCACAAATTTTAACCCATTAACTTCAGTTATGATTCTGAGCAGGGAAGCTCATTTCTGGTCAGTTTCTTAAGGTCTGTTTGATTTGgccttcaaaaatattatcaacTCAACGTCTTAACTAAATAGTTCAAAAGCTTATTGAAATGTCATCATttttgcactttttttttttttttttttttttttgtttttttttgttttgcatCTTCGAACGTCAAAAGTCCATGAGATCTGAGGTATACAAATGGTTACTTGATGTGTTTGAATTCTTACTCTTGTTGAACAACAAAAAGACAATAAAGAGGATGCATGCTCATCGTTCCTGCACCAATGACATTATGACAAATAGTTTTGACTTTTTCAAGGAATATGTGGTTGTTTGTGAGTTGTATTGAACAACACTTTCCTATATCTCTTTTCTCATCTATTTTAAAGAGATTCGTGGGGGATGACTTGTAAAGTTCAATGTCACTGTGCACTTGTGACAAGCTTATGGTTACAATAGAATCGAGAACACTGATTCTAAACAATCAGTTCATCATACCCAACtgaaaaaaggagaaaaagaaaataactcatttttttcttctgcatATATTGTTTGTCCTGATCTGCTTAGAAACATGGATTCCTTTTTCGATTTTAACAACACTTGCATGGGAGAGATTTGAGGTTTTGACTTCTTGAGCTAAGTTGTTTGAGTAGCTAGTATTAACGAACTATCTATACATTTAGACAAGTTAATGGAATATTATAATCTACATTAGAAATCATTAGATGGGTGAAAACCGATATGATAGCAAAATGATAGAATTGAAGATTTGTCTGGCCAGccttaaaatagaaaattttggggagTGTAGGAGCtgcaaatttcaaattaaagagagagaagagattAGGAGGGGTGTTTTGGAGGTTGGACCGAGCTGAAAAATGCAGAAGGAACTGTCAATCCTTCTGCAATCAACAGTGAAGCTGCAAGATCCTTTTCCATGCACCTTCTCCCTCCTAAACACATCCTCGTTCGATTCTCATCTCTTTTATTCTACAGAGTTTGGGCAACtctcaatcatttttttatttttcaaactcTATACTCTCCCCCTTGTTTCATGAAAGATGCGGTTGAAATTTACCCATCCAAGCTGAGATTGTGAGGAACTGAGTCTGTGAAATTGATTGATACCCTGgaacagaaaagaaaaccgCCAGCATCAATAGTGTTACCTTTGGCTGCAGGTGAAGCTTGGATGGATTCATTCAAGTAATGTCCAATCCAAACATGTACTGTGTGTTGCCTTTCTCTGTCCCTTTGACGACTCGTACTCTGTTTTACCTCAGATATCAGTGAATCTTGAactaatttttgttctttagaaTGGGCTTTGAATTCTTGGCCATAGTGTTCTTTGATTCTATCATTGGAAAACAACGGCTAATCTTTATGTTTTGATGTGGGTTCAGGACTGCTTAAAgccttttttggacttttgcTATAGAACAACTTTAATGATTCATAAACGTAGAGATTGAAATCATTAGTTATACCAACCAAAAGCATGTCATGCTCAGCTGAGAGTTAAATATCAAGTTTTTGCTTAATTAAGTACGATAGGCTGTTATTCAGAGTACTCTATAAACAGCCTATTAGTCAAGACAAGGAAAGCAAATTGTCTGTTTGTTTAGGGAGAAAATTGTCATAGTGCTTCCATTCAAACAAGCAAGTTCGCATACTTTGAAACATGTTTCTTACAGAAAGGGACAGCAagtggaaaaaagaaatatcgAAGAAAAGCAAAGGACAGAAAATCTCTCTTGAGAATCCTGCAGTTTTACATTCAAAACTTTAGCAAAAGAAAAGCTTCCCTGACCGCAAACTTAGAAGAAAAGCAGGCACTTCACTCACTAACAAGTACTCTTTTGGCCATAACCCCAAAACTCCTTATTTGGCACTTTAACCATCTGCacagagagacagagaaagagaagagagagagagagggagggaggtGAAGTGAGAAGGATACTATCAGATTACGGCACAAGAAGCAAGCAGAGCAGCAAAAGTACTCATAACCCAATAAAATTTCCACTTTGTATACTTGAATTTGTGGCTAAATCAAGCCAGGAATCTGAGTTTTTTGGTGGGCAATCCTCAAAGAAGTGGAGTAGTGGCTTCTGGGTTTCtgcatcatcttcttcctctgttttaGCTGATCTTgttgatttattaaaatctGTGCCCAAAACAAAGCAGTGTTGCTCTTGTTGTTGCCTCGCCTGTTTCGAACTGTAAATTTGGTGGCTGTTGGAAACAGCATGGGAGAATCCTTTGTAAGAATCCATCCCTATTGGCTGACTATAAACCTCACCTATGCTTCTTGCAGAGTCTGCAACTGAGGGAAAGAACGCCTGCACGCCCACACCCTCTCTTGGACCATTAATATCCCTATTTAACACACGACCCAATAAACTTTAAGcatatgttatattaattaatactttatatcaaacatattttataatattaatcaTCAAAGtccatgaaaagaaaaataacccaTCAAGGAAAACAGTTTTGAACACCGAACCTGTAGTCTTTGTCAGCTTGAGGATGAGTCCCTGAGTACAAAAAGAGTTGAGGGTTTGTACTGTTTGGAGAGAAATCAGAACATGGAGGTCTGGAGGATGATGATTGAGGATACAAATATGGATGAATGGAGGATTCCTGATAAGCAGCAGGAGCAGGAGTTTGGTGATAGGACTGAGTTTCACATgtcagagaagaagaagaggaaagtgTAGAGAGAGAATAGGAAGAGGAGGTTGGGGAGGAAGCAGAGAGGCTCCGGGTTGAAGTGAGGATTAAAGGCGGTGGCGTTTGAGCTGGTGGCGttgaagagatttccacaggCTTTCTTGAACGGTTTCTGCCTCTGTGCATGTGCCTCTCGCAGTATTTGGAGTCTGGATAAGCTTCTTTTGAGCATCTCCATTTTTTCCCATCTGTTCTTCTGCACCTTCCTGGTTCAGGATCTGCTTTTCTGCCAAAACCCATCTCAAAGCATCCCCACCCAActgcaaataaaataaaataaaataaaacatcagAGTTAGTAACCCGCTTGCATCTGAAGAGATAAAAATGGGACGGAATGGCGGCTACTTACTGGGTTGGTGAGGGAAGAGTCTTGCAGAAATGGAGGAATCCAAGCTTCTTTTCACAGAGAAGATTAGATCAGGGGGGATAGGTACTCCTGAAACCATGTATTTGAATATGAGAGCTTGGTGTTCTAGTTCTTGCCATTGAGTTGGTGTGAAAGGAGAGATGCAGGGCTTTGGACCTGAATTCATTATTCTTGAAAGtagaaccaaaaaaagaaaggaaaaatgagagagaaaggaagaaaaatgtttaaaaaggAGCAAGGTTGAAAGTGATGAAAGGCAGAGAGGAGGAGGGTATGTTGTTGGGGGCAGCAAGTTTTTGAATGGGTATTTCTGCAAAATCCATAGGTCGCAAAAGCTTGTTCCTGTCAAATGATGCCTTACTGATACCCACCCtatatctctctttctctttctctctctctctctctctctctctctctctcacagtTGCAGTCTGCAGTTTATATGACTACTCCTCTGTTGGGTTCTGCCTCTGCCTTCATTGCTTCTTTTGTCTCTGATTTGGTTGCAGAAATTGATATACAAATGGAtataagaaagagaaaaggaaacaaaatatcaTAGACACACCCTTCATTTTGCTCTCTACACATCACATTCCTTGAAAACAGTGCCATCAGATTTTGCAAAACTGCTGAACACAATGAGGTGTGATGTACCTCCACAAACTCCTTTTTcaatacaaacaaaatcatCTGCAGCTGTCATCCTCCTATTGAACGCCCGGGAGGCTGAAGGATCTACCCAAACCCCCTCCCCCCACCCCTTTATGACACTAACTTCCCCTATTTTTGCCTTTCCTTTTCCCCCTCAGATTCTTTATacctaaaaaatgactaaaagtTTACCCTTCCCTCTTGTGGAGTCATAATAAATCCTTCTCTATTCAACAGGTCAATGCAAGTTGAAGACTTCCATGATGGACAGGGCACTACACTTCATTAATGACCTAACACATATAGTTTTATTGTAAGTCTTTTTGTTACTGGAAAGGAGAGAAATGGGTGAAAAGGCAGGGGATGATAAACAGTAAAGTTATGtgaagatattaaaaaagaaaccaagtAAGATAGTATTGGTGAGTGGGAGGTTCCAATTTGTTTGCTTCCAATTCAAAGCTCTTTGGTTCTCTCTTTAAGacagtgtgtgtgtgtgtgtgttttgtCAGGGATGATGTGCATTGTGAGGTGCTAAAACTGTTCACCCCATCTGAGGTCTCTGCGCCAAGACACATgcccttctttctctttctctctctctcgctgcTCTCGTTGTCCTTGTTGTTCTTTATTGTGCTTCCCAACCAACTCAACTTTCCACTCATTAACCCCCACAATTTCCTCATTTACAGTTTTGCTTTGGTCCTCACGCTTCTTTCCGTATCAGTCACTCTCTCATACATCCTTTTGAACTCCATTTTCCCCTGCAGACTGAGGCTCAACCCCTAGCCCCAAGATGCTTCAGAACTGACTCAGTGACCTGACCGACtcccttttctgttcttttcttttcttttcttttctttctctcaagtggggtttggtttggtttggctTGGCTTGGCTTCATAAAGAGATTAAAGTTCGCTTGTTTTAGAAGTTgtctctcttttccttttgctgCAATCTTTGCAAATCAGATAcactttgcttctttttcaattatgaATAATGTAACTCTCTATCTTACTTTCTACCCCCAAAGACATTTGCTTCCCACAACATGTTAGTCCGTATTGGTTTGATGAAATGATAAAGATTTTAGATATATGGGTTTGAAAACGAAAGCAAAAAAAGCTCATAAAAGAAGCAGCAACCTTTATGGCAACAAGTTGAATtaggagagaaaaagaatgtATAAATGAATCAATGTTGTTGACAGCATGCATGCCCAATGTACTTCAAAATCTGCAGCTTTGATTTGTGCCCCAAATGCCTGCAATTTCCAACCTCCATTCACTGcttttgaatgattctaaaagCAAACCCAACACAATGGGAAAGAGAAAGACAAAGCTGATGCAAATCTGTCTGTTTTCATCTAAACCTCTGCAGGAGATGTTGAGGTGGGTCgtccaaattttaaatcctTGCTCAAATTTTAGACATTTGACATTAGATGATTTCTTAATATTGTAACTTTGAGAACCTTTTCAATATGGTCCAGATTATTGGTATCACAGACAAATTCATCAGAATCTTCAAATCTTGTGATGTCTCTCTGTGATACAAGATTGGTCCACTGCATCCCTTCCCATCT
This genomic interval carries:
- the LOC111787506 gene encoding leucine-rich repeat extensin-like protein 3; the encoded protein is MERPFSTLIFVISGFAFSILSLLVESQARDGAISSSSPPPPPPSPPPPSPPPPPPPPPPLSPPQSPPPPSPNFVPPPPPNFVPPPPPASSSPPPPIFPPPPSLPSLQHRSTPPPSPPIPASSDANKKPPEVSRNNNSHNIEGSKRSLNMGKKVGLFFVGIAAVLQICVVGFLVFKRRQLLRFKDRYDGFS
- the LOC111788937 gene encoding growth-regulating factor 5-like isoform X2 translates to MNSGPKPCISPFTPTQWQELEHQALIFKYMVSGVPIPPDLIFSVKRSLDSSISARLFPHQPIGWGCFEMGFGRKADPEPGRCRRTDGKKWRCSKEAYPDSKYCERHMHRGRNRSRKPVEISSTPPAQTPPPLILTSTRSLSASSPTSSSYSLSTLSSSSSLTCETQSYHQTPAPAAYQESSIHPYLYPQSSSSRPPCSDFSPNSTNPQLFLYSGTHPQADKDYRDINGPREGVGVQAFFPSVADSARSIGEVYSQPIGMDSYKGFSHAVSNSHQIYSSKQARQQQEQHCFVLGTDFNKSTRSAKTEEEDDAETQKPLLHFFEDCPPKNSDSWLDLATNSNG
- the LOC111788937 gene encoding growth-regulating factor 5-like isoform X1 is translated as MNSGPKPCISPFTPTQWQELEHQALIFKYMVSGVPIPPDLIFSVKRSLDSSISARLFPHQPIGWGCFEMGFGRKADPEPGRCRRTDGKKWRCSKEAYPDSKYCERHMHRGRNRSRKPVEISSTPPAQTPPPLILTSTRSLSASSPTSSSYSLSTLSSSSSLTCETQSYHQTPAPAAYQESSIHPYLYPQSSSSRPPCSDFSPNSTNPQLFLYSGTHPQADKDYRDINGPREGVGVQAFFPSVADSARSIGEVYSQPIGMDSYKGFSHAVSNSHQIYSSKQARQQQEQHCFVLGTDFNKSTRSAKTEEEDDAETQKPLLHFFEDCPPKNSDSWLDLATNSSIQSGNFIGL